The Cucurbita pepo subsp. pepo cultivar mu-cu-16 chromosome LG05, ASM280686v2, whole genome shotgun sequence nucleotide sequence ACTTGACCGATCTATGTATGTTGTTTATATCACAGCACCCGACAATAATCTGAATGTGAAATGCCTCCCTGAAGTTGAGGAGGAAGCAAATGAAGCTTCTAAAGACGATGATGCTGGTGAGGTTTTTGCTGAGGAAATCAAAGACTCTGACAATTTCCCTCTCCCCACTGAAGTTGTCGACCAGACAGAAGTTTACAACTCGAGTATTGTAGAACAATCCAGTAAGGAAGTGGAACAAAATGAGTCTATTTGTGAATCAGAATGGGGAAGTGAGGAAGATGCTGAAGAAGAAGCCGAACTCACTAACATTTCAGCAGAATTGTCTCTTCCCCATGAGAATGTGGAAGAGGAAATTGAAGATGACGATGAACTCATAAAATATTCTACTGATTTATCTCTGCCCCATGAGGAAGAACAAACCCAAGTCGATGATGATGACTTAACCAATCTTAAAGAATCTGTTATTGAAGTGAAAGATGACGATTTGGAGTTGGAAGAACCCGAAGTAATAATGGAGACGGTTTCAGTTCAAGCTGAAAAAGATGATGCAGTGAACTCCATGGACTTCCCGGAGACTGTTTCTGAAGAAGATCTGGTCGATGTCTTGAGCAATGTTGAAGAATCTGTTGTGGAAGTGAAAGATGACGATTCAGAGTTGGAAGAACCCGAAGTATTGGATCCAGAAGACATCATAAACGTCGACGACGCCGTGGATTCACAGCTCGAAATCCGAAACGACATCCGATGTGAGGAAGAAACAATTCCCAGTTCCTCAAACATCAAGATCAATGGAGTTCAATCATTACCACCCTCTTTCGAAGCTGACCAAATGGCATTGGCAAACCAATTTCCGAGGCCGACAGTAGAAACCAAATCACCAGTTAAAGACCAATCCATTCAGCTGCTAATCGACAACTCAGAtactgaagaagaagatgaagatcaTAAAGAACAGGACAAAGAAATCTTGATGATTCAGAGGCAAAACGTGGAGAAAAATGATGTAAGCTTAAGACAGCTGCGAAAGATGTTCAAGCAACAACTCCAACTTagcaagaagaaaatggacaacaacgacgacaacaacaacaacacaaAGGTAAGCACTGTTCTTCATTTATGAGATCTGGGTTTGAATTCTCTCCTAATATATAATACTAATACACTATATGTGATGTGATTATAAACAGGTTGTTGTTGGTGGGGGGAAGCTGAGAACTGCTTTACAGCCACTGGAAGAAAACAGAATGGTAGCCATGAATGAAGTGGAGAAGAGATTATAGAGGTctttttattagaattttgTGGTGCTGCATGGGTTCAAACTGTGGTTTGCCTCGTAGTTTTGTGGTTGGTGGGGGGGTTTTATGTTCTTCCATAATCCCTTTTGAGAGAGGGAAAATGAGGTAAACATTTAGTTTGTCTGATTTTTGTTGTTACAATAATGCTATGTAGTTTTTGATTCTcaacacaacaaaaactagcatatttttgcttcctttagagagagaaatataatACATTTCTATCTAAAATAATTGTGTTCTATTTTTTCTAGCTGAGATGAAAGAAGCTGTGtagttttgttcttaattttgatgcagaaattagtaattaaactttatttttttattcttgttttatatttgatcattaataaaactttttatttggttggaTGAAAAGTGTATTTTGTCctaatttttaagattatgaataattttgaaatttagattatatgaatattatatttcactaatttttttagctaattttgaatcatgcgttcaaaattttcaattttatgtgttttttNatgactttttttttaaacatctAAAGTAAATGGATAGtgacataaaatttttatatattatttaaaattaatatatttataaattatctcTAATTATAATCCAAGTATAATTTGATACATTTGtgctaaaaaaaaactgtactcttttttttaacaattttgaatttctttcataaatttttatagttgaatgataaaataaaactttttaaaataagcggtaaattaattgtctaaaaagaaataagctCCGAGTCATGAAGGAGATAATTTGATgtctaaaaagaaataagctAATTTGATCGGTTAGCTtagaaaattattgatatttagaaaaatctaACAACTTGAAAAAATCGACTACGGTTTGGTCGagttatgaatttttaaaaaatgaaccaatttaattttgttcgtgaattttaaattttaagatttctctctttcttgtattttcaaaattctcttGCTTCTAATGCAATGCCTCACGATATTTGCCTCAATATCGTCCTTTCTTATTTTCgtcacatcatcatctagctTTACGTCTTTTGCTCATTTATTGTTGTTCATTGTCGTTTCTCATCTCTTTCTTATACTTGTTGTGCCACTATTGGGTCGTCATCATACGTCCAATCATTCTTTGTTCGTTTTGCCATCTGTATCACCCTCGATATCATCACACTCTACCGCTCACCTATTTTTCATTGTCTAGCCATCGTCGTGCGTCTAACCATTCTTCATTTGTTGTTTTCAGCTGTTGTCAACCGTTTATCATGCTCTCTTGCGTTCTCTTAGCCAGTAATAGTGTCACCATCCATTGTATAGCTAATCTGTTAGACCCGACAAAACCTCGTACTATAAGGATTGGTTGAGTTGTTCTCTCTAATTGAGTTACTCGAACAAAGGAACCAACCaactcaataaaataaaataaataaataaataaatagtccTAACTTGACCCAACATTAACAATGTACACCCATAATGTTCGATCTGAGTAGGCCAAGACAACGTGCATTGTGATAGCAACATGACAATTTATTGtggtgaagaaaaaaaagacaattaaattataaaaatatttcaaatttatatcgGGCGATATCCAACAATTATATCATATTACATAGTAGTAACCAATatagattaattaaataaaaatagattaatcaataaatacctcatttaatttttaggctaattaaaaaaaaacaatcttaGACTTTTATCTCCGGTggataaatatttcaaaactattgttggaataaaaaaatattagattattgaacaaaaaaaaatcaacatatttaaatgttattttttcatatttaatataataaatattataatcctCGTTAcatcatttcatatcattAGGACGTTAATTTTTCGATCGACATTGtatctaaataaataacacCGCTGTCACTTaatgtcaaaatttttaaaaaaatgggagtattttctatttttaaaacaggTGTCAAAATTGAAGGGCATTTTCGTACAATTCACAATTTATAAgaacaatattattatatttttagtacattttttattagattaataattaaaatattgaagaaaaaaaagacaattattatattaaataatttataatacgCCATTAGACTACAACAGCTCTTCCGTAAAACCAGGCtcactaaaataataataataataataataataataataataataataaaaaagccACCTGGTATTACaaattatacttttattttaatacacaGAAGGGTATAGTCGTCAGAGTGAATTTCAACGTCTTTTTCAAATATAGCCGTTACACAGTTTCCATATTACGAACTAAGctattttatttccttattttattcCCAAGCGCAAGTATATATGATCTCACGAATGGCTTTGAATTACAATTCAATCTTCAAACGCTCTCTATTCATCGCTCACTCTCACTGCGCTCTTCAAACGCTCTCAACAATCAATCGAAACttaattgtttctttttttctgatATTTGCTTCTTGATTTCTGCTTTCGATATTCTGTTTTTGTGGATCTTACGAATTTCTTTGCAGGGTTTCAAATTGTTTatctttctctgttttttctgtTGGATATTGTgttcttgtgtttttcttttttggaaatttaCGCTATGGATGCAGGATCTTTGAGTTCTTCTAATGCTGGTCGATCTCGCTGTCCCCTGCAAGAACAGCATCTTCAGAAAAAGCATTCCCGAGAAAATGTAAGTGTTTGTTCGTAATTGTAGTGATTGAAATCAATTAGAGGAAGATGAAGGATTTGTTTATGTGAAATTGTTCTGAGTCGATGAATTAGGTTTTGATTTCTGTCTCTTTTCAATTACAGTTGGATAGATTTATTCCGAATCGATCGGCGATGGATTTC carries:
- the LOC111794700 gene encoding uncharacterized protein PF11_0207-like isoform X1, which encodes MDFRSLSRRELQALCKRNKIPANTTNVAMADALSVLPLVEGIEEFLNGEGSGVPESPMKQEFVNSEILRTAQRTTTRRKTVKDESVTTRTRRAAAARCTEESENRDLNAVLTTPSLASGRRRTAAASSACKKVDFQMTVDVVEKEDNDLDQEKNDIEKTPSIVESRKRVAAASTRRRTETRNNGATERRVYSTRRSARLLEKSMESLSLGGDEKREPISVHMSFDEMPDSIGSVKEDTSIEVESVKEDTSIEVESVKEDTSIEETESNKTDESKLDDDLEESKQPDESKLDDDDLEESKKTDEIKLDDDLELEIDNQVKNKLESVVKVSEAEPEVDLDSLNCEAENLSTAQNDCSETEAPDNNLNVKCLPEVEEEANEASKDDDAGEVFAEEIKDSDNFPLPTEVVDQTEVYNSSIVEQSSKEVEQNESICESEWGSEEDAEEEAELTNISAELSLPHENVEEEIEDDDELIKYSTDLSLPHEEEQTQVDDDDLTNLKESVIEVKDDDLELEEPEVIMETVSVQAEKDDAVNSMDFPETVSEEDLVDVLSNVEESVVEVKDDDSELEEPEVLDPEDIINVDDAVDSQLEIRNDIRCEEETIPSSSNIKINGVQSLPPSFEADQMALANQFPRPTVETKSPVKDQSIQLLIDNSDTEEEDEDHKEQDKEILMIQRQNVEKNDVSLRQLRKMFKQQLQLSKKKMDNNDDNNNNTKVVVGGGKLRTALQPLEENRMVAMNEVEKRL
- the LOC111794700 gene encoding uncharacterized protein PF11_0207-like isoform X2, translating into MDFRSLSRRELQALCKRNKIPANTTNVAMADALSVLPLVEGIEEFLNGEGSGVPESPMKQEFVNSEILRTAQRTTTRRKTVKDESVTTRTRRAAAARCTEESENRDLNAVLTTPSLASGRRRTAAASSACKKVDFQMTVDVVEKEDNDLDQEKNDIEKTPSIVESRKRVAAASTRRRTETRNNGATERRVYSTRRSARLLEKSMESLSLGGDEKREPISVHMSFDEMPDSIGSVKEDTSIEVESVKEDTSIEVESVKEDTSIEETESNKTDESKLDDDDLEESKKTDEIKLDDDLELEIDNQVKNKLESVVKVSEAEPEVDLDSLNCEAENLSTAQNDCSETEAPDNNLNVKCLPEVEEEANEASKDDDAGEVFAEEIKDSDNFPLPTEVVDQTEVYNSSIVEQSSKEVEQNESICESEWGSEEDAEEEAELTNISAELSLPHENVEEEIEDDDELIKYSTDLSLPHEEEQTQVDDDDLTNLKESVIEVKDDDLELEEPEVIMETVSVQAEKDDAVNSMDFPETVSEEDLVDVLSNVEESVVEVKDDDSELEEPEVLDPEDIINVDDAVDSQLEIRNDIRCEEETIPSSSNIKINGVQSLPPSFEADQMALANQFPRPTVETKSPVKDQSIQLLIDNSDTEEEDEDHKEQDKEILMIQRQNVEKNDVSLRQLRKMFKQQLQLSKKKMDNNDDNNNNTKVVVGGGKLRTALQPLEENRMVAMNEVEKRL